Genomic window (Vibrio pomeroyi):
GCTACCAACCAAACTTGAAAAACTTGGATCACTCACTGACTCAAATCGTGTATGACCGAGAAGAACGAAGCAGGCTAGCTGTTGAACAAGGTAAGTTCGCAGAAGAAAACTTCATTAAGCCATATCAGTCGGTACTAGAGAACTGGTCTGCCAACTACGCGCTGTAATCGTTCTATTTTACGCGCATTAGGAAACATACGATCCACTTTGGGAATCTAAGGACAGGCAGAATTATTATGAAAACACTATTACCGACTTCAACTGCGGGCAGTTTGCCGAAACCGTCTTGGCTAGCACAACCAGAAACACTTTGGTCTCCATGGAAACTGGAAGGCAACGAATTAACGGATGGCAAGCAGGACGCACTGCGCGTGTCGCTTCATGAGCAACAGCAAGCCGGAATTGATATCGTGAGTGATGGCGAACAAACCCGCCAGCACTTTGTGACGACCTTCATTGAACACCTGAATGGTGTCGATTTCGAGAAGCGTGAAACCGTTAAAATCCGCGACCGCTACGATGCGAGTGTACCTACAGTAGTTGGCCCAGTTTCTCGTCAGAAATCGGTGTTTGTTGAAGATGCCAAATTCTTGCGCCAGCAAACCGACCAACCGATCAAATGGGCTCTGCCGGGTCCTATGACCATGATAGATACACTTTACGATGCGCATTACCAAAGCCGTGAAAAACTGGCGTGGGAATTTGCAAAGATCCTCAACGAAGAAGCGAAAGAACTTGAAGCTGCAGGCGTTGATATTATTCAGTTCGATGAGCCCGCATTTAACGTGTTCTTTGATGAAGTGAACGATTGGGGTATCGCTTGTTTGGAAAGAGCCATTGAAGGCCTTAAATGCGAAACCGCAGTCCATATTTGCTATGGCTACGGCATCAAAGCAAACACAGATTGGAAGAAGACACTAGGCACTGAGTGGCGCCAATATGAAGAAGTCTTCCCTAAGCTGCAGCAATCAAATATCGATATCATCTCATTAGAGTGTCACAACTCTCATGTACCACTTGAACTGCTTGAGCTTGTTCGCGGCAAGAAAGTGATGGTTGGCGCTATTGATGTTGCTACAGATTCTATTGAAACACCGGAAGAAGTGGCTAGCACTCTAAGAGAAACACTTAAGTATGTTGATGCCGACAAGCTCTACCCTTGCACTAACTGTGGTATGGCTCCCCTACCTCGCGAAATTGCCTCAGCTAAGCTGAATGCACTCAGCGCTGGCGCAGAGATCGTTCGTAAAGAGCTTTCAGCGTAACGGCTAATCTAAATAGAAAAGCTAAATCTTGAAGCCTAAGTATCGAATGATGCTTAGGCTTCCGTACTCTTCTCAACTGCCATTCTCTATTTGTCTCATCTCTTATCTATCTAGGAAGGTAGCCATCTTCTTCAAAGTGATTAGCGCCTTATCAAGCTCGTCTCTTTCAATGCCTTCTGCGCCACTATCTGCCCATACTTCCTGTTTTTTATCTAAT
Coding sequences:
- a CDS encoding methionine synthase, whose product is MKTLLPTSTAGSLPKPSWLAQPETLWSPWKLEGNELTDGKQDALRVSLHEQQQAGIDIVSDGEQTRQHFVTTFIEHLNGVDFEKRETVKIRDRYDASVPTVVGPVSRQKSVFVEDAKFLRQQTDQPIKWALPGPMTMIDTLYDAHYQSREKLAWEFAKILNEEAKELEAAGVDIIQFDEPAFNVFFDEVNDWGIACLERAIEGLKCETAVHICYGYGIKANTDWKKTLGTEWRQYEEVFPKLQQSNIDIISLECHNSHVPLELLELVRGKKVMVGAIDVATDSIETPEEVASTLRETLKYVDADKLYPCTNCGMAPLPREIASAKLNALSAGAEIVRKELSA